A region of the Pygocentrus nattereri isolate fPygNat1 chromosome 27, fPygNat1.pri, whole genome shotgun sequence genome:
atatatatatatatatatatatatataatattcatgTTTTCTGGGCAAATAAAAGCAGCCTGATAAATAAACAGCTTTGTAGTTCTAATTAACTCAGGTGCCTAAaatatttgcacagtactattaCTGACTgaaaatggaagtgattgaaagcGTATAATTTACAAAACTAGAAGCAAACCAGATTTTCGTCTTCATACGCAAAGGAAGCAAGTTAACATTTCTAAAACCGTTTTATCTggtttaaatgtcatttttcattgtgaCAGTTGTTACTGTTCATGGTTTGGCAGTTGTAACTCATGTTTGTGGAGAGATGTGAATTGTTTTCTCAGCAGATGATTCTAACCCATCTCCTTTAACCATTCATATCTTGCTAGCAGCAACACAGAAAAATTCACAACCAGAGACCCAGTGGTGTCCTAGTTAATTTGATAAAAGAATTTGGAGAGGATGTTTTTTGGAGGAATGTTTTACAGGTGGAATGGCTATGAGGGGGAAAAGGAACTTGTAACTTAAGCAAATGCTACACTTAGACACACCACACTGTCTAAACACAGGCATAATTTACAAGATAATGTGTATATAGTTAGCCCTCGTGGGTCCCCAATGGTGTAAAGCAATAGGATTGATAAGAATAATTACTTATCATTCCTATTACTAATAAAAGCACTAAGAATTTATATAccacctttcatacatacagtGCAGCTCAAAGCATACAAACTAAAATAcctcttcatttttttaattatgtctCAGTCGTAGCTCACTGAAACAATCAGAGTAATTTTTActtaaacaaactgaaaaaagctGGATGTATATTTGCATGCGTGTTATGCAATAACTGTAACTACTCACTTAATATATGGCTATGTAATATAAATAGTACAGACAAAATGATGGCAATACCTCTACAAAACACAGTCACCCATACAAAAATTTAAACTAACTGTGCTGTGTAAAGCACTAACAGATATGGCAATAGCTTgttatattgattttatttacctGAGAGTCAAATAGTAAGTAAACACACttaatgaaaaatacatgcAACTATTTATAAGGTcattaaatgattttttatgtAAATGGATAATAGGATCATTTTCTCATTTCACTATTGGTGCATTCATCTTATGCTATTCTGgaacctgaaaaatgaacacttGCTAATGTGAAGCTCAAATGATCTGTGCATTTACAATTCACATTTAATAAGTTGCATGGAGACTTTAATAAGGTGTATTCATAAAGCATCTTTACACAGGATGATCGACATCTACAATAACAGATGTCTTCAGTGTCTAAACAAGAGGCAATAATACTCACAAAACTTTCCCTCACCTCATAGAAACAAACCAAAACTCTGTACACTAGAGCCACCGCCATCATCTTCTGCAGATCCTCCAGAGACGTGTTCTCATCTATCTCCTCTACCACAAACTGCATAACAACTTTGGAAATGTCCCTGTGGACAGAATAGATCAGCAGGACATCACTTAACAATTCATTATAAGTTATAGCAGCTCTTGGTAATGTGCAATTTTATGTATGACAAATGCTTGGTAATAGACTGATATAACAACAGAGGGATTCTCTGGCACGAGCATGTCAGCAGACTTGTTATGAGAAGTGACAGAAGAGAGTTGTGACTTACTTCATTCCACTTAAGTGCATGATCCACAAAACTATGGTTGCTTTAACACAGAAGAGGATGAAGAAATCCACCATTTCAGCTAGAAATCTGTGTAAAGGGGAGGGAATGGTGTATTCTCTGCCTAAAACACAAAAGGGATGTGTGggcaaaccaaaacaaaaaactgctaTGGACAGTGTTCATATAGCTACAGAAAACTTCCAATTTAaactttagatttatttttaaaaatgtaaatgtgttctcttGCCTCAAAAGTTCGTGCTCATGTTAAGCAAGTAAGCTCACATGAACTGGCTCTATAGGCATTCACTGTAAATTGTTATTGAAAAGGTTTAAGGTTCGAACTAATTAACTAGCCGGTGGCTTTTAAAGAAAGAAGTAACTTAACCTCTGAAAAATCTTGACAATGTTGAACATGAAGCAAAGTCATCAGTCTGACAGCCAGGCACTTTATTTAGCTGCTgacgctagctagctaactagctacctGCTTGCTGCCCGGGCGCGTTTCCGTTCGCCTGTGCCGGGCTCGGCGCAGCTGCTGCTGGTGTCGAGGGCGAGAGGCTCCCGGGGTTTGCACCCGGTGTGGTGGTGGTCTGTGGCGGAGCCGTAAGCTGGCTGTACCAGCTGGCCATGTCTGAGGCTGTTGGGAACGGAGAGGCAGAAGAGTCGGCCGCATGCTGGCTGCCAGACTGCGGTGGAAAACACGGAGGAAACGGCAAAGCGGACATCAACATCCAGCTCTGCCAGTTCGCATAGCCGCAGTAATACTGCCACATCCATTCCTGCAACTTCTTACAGTACTCGGTTCTTGACATGCTGACATCTCCATTAAGCGTTTTACCGTCTGTTTTCTCCTCCTCACTCTTCGCCGTGGCCATGTTTTGCTGGCTTACGTGTTGTTTCTTCTTATTCTTTACCTGACTCaaaaagctagctagctaatctGCCAGCCACCAGCGGCCGTACTCGGCTGTGCTACGATCTGGAAGCTACCACCCCGGCTGTGTGACACACTGGTGGGTAGTAAATCCACACAAGAGATCACGGTCGTGTCAGTTTACAGGTGCTTCATAGTAACGTCAGGTTTTCATAAAATGCATGTGAATATTATATGAGCAAATGGCGACGATGTTTTACAAACAAGCAGTAAAATTAAATAACGCACCCCTAAAAATGTGGTCATTAATGGTGTAGACCAGTGTTTACTGTCTCCGTCCCTGCGCTCCACCTGctctacacactcaaaaaacctGCTTCTTCAAGGTTTCGTTAGTAAAGTTACTGGTTCTGTTCAAAACCACGAGAACCGTTCCATGCTTAAAATCTGCTTtggatggtgaaatagttctgcagactgatggagaatgtgttatatgtggtcctatgtagaacctttttgaaaatggttctatgtagcaccaaaacgTGCTTTGCTGTCGTTACtttgtcaagtttgtaacagtagcagaacccgtttttgggtgctacataaaacctttttcaaaaagattctataggcaaacatataaaacacattctccagcaatctGAGGAATAATTTCACCATCCAAAGAACTTTTTCAccacccaaagaaccatttaagcatgaaatggttctattagaattcatggttctaaaaaaaacattacttctactaaagaacccttgagaaactgtcatttttaagtATGTGCACTTTCGCTGTGTTTTGGGCTCCTCAAACACCTGAATAAAGTGTCTGGATATTTGCTGATGAGAGGTTTAGGCAAGTTAGATTagggaaaataaaaatgagagtGGGGGGAGAGCTGCAGACCACCCACACTTGCAACACTGTGTGCACTTTTCAAGAGGTTTAAGAGaatatttaaaggggaattcaacagatttttcatttataatttaCAATAATTTAAGCATTGATGTAAAtgtattcagagtggtttgatgtgaaatgcttcactgtAAAGAGACTTACTGACTGTCATCATTACAGTGGTcatgatagaaaccaggggttgtgatgtgtACAACAGAAAtatgaccattttatttactatccaaactaTGAGTGAATCTTAACTGGTCTATATAGTTTTTATATGTACTTTTGATGCATCTACCTTTCCATCATGAcagcatttaataaaatatgttcTTGGCCAAAAGCTTTGCTAATAAATGTCTCAGGGGTCAGCCAGCATATTCTTAACTATTCTGTGTAATCATTTTTGCTTTTAGAagtattaaactcttcaaacatttggttcccatcaccatcactttGTACAATTctgatttgttttgttctctAGAACcaagaatttcacatcaaatgacTCTGGATGATATTGTCGGCATCCAAACCATTTaattttactgtagttttgaagcatcagcagaattcccctttacgtCAAGGCTATCCAGAGGTTGCCTGAGCCCATTTCCTCACCtagttaaaaaacaaacattattttatactatagcataatacatttttatttccatgTTAAATGGTATTTTTAATATCATATTTAATATGGTATTAATATGGTATataaaaatttcatttttctaatgaatgaatgaataccatattttaatatatacaaTGTTATAAACTCCTGAACACCATTCATGTTATGAATCCTACCAACCTGCTTTATTTCTAtatggttttgttttcttggCCCCTAACATATATGAATAAATtagtgaataaatgaatgaactttATGTGCAAGTATTTTTAAAGGATTGCCACAAGGAGGCAGCACTGTCTTTCCTATGCAAAGTTTGGGTAAATTACAGTTACATTCCGAAACACACTCTATGTTTGAACTTGAGCTTTTCCTTGGCTGCATGAAAAATAAGATTAAAAAAGTCTTTTaccaaaaactgaataaatgaaatgaagatTCTGTGCTATAGCTCAGAGGTTCCTGGTTTTGTTGTGTGGAATCCCCTTATCAGGTCTACATCTCTGTTCTGTTCCAGTTcctaagaaatctgagtcaggtCATCTGCATTCATCAGCCCCTAGTTGAAGAGCATTAGGAGActaaagaaagtgaaaaaggaAACACACAGTGAGTCCCAGGCGATTAGATTGGGTACATGCCCTCTTGATGAAAGGCAGTTTAATTTCTGACCCTGAAAATAACCTGTATATCAGTAACTTGATCTGCATGCATCTCTCTGCTGGCATAAGAGCTCACTGAAGGCAATAGGGACAGAGGATGTTAGCCACCAAAATCTCTTCCGGAAACAACCTGGTTTTTCCCCGGCCGCTTATTGGGGTGGCCAGCTGTTAAAAAGCTGTGATGTATTTATTTCCCTGTGTCGCTGCCTTTCTCTATTGGTGGTGTATTTGCTGACTGGGCTGCACTGGGCCTGTGAGTAAGGTCTGGCGTGTCTAGTGCCTGTGCTGGGCCCTGAATGGAGGCCCCCAGGCGTAAAAGAATGGACCCGTGTGAGCCTGATCACCCCTGACAGGCCACGGGGTGAATTGCCCAAAAATAATCAGGGTAAAATAAAAGCTGCATCCAGCAAACGCTGACCTCCATGGAACCTGCCAACAGTTGAGGATTATggatgaagtgtgtgtgtgtttgtgtgcgtgtgtgtgttggctgTTGAGACACAATCACAGTCAATGTTGAGCTCAGTGCTGGTTTCAGTTTGAGCTGCTGGGTCACACTGTTCACAAAAAAATTCTATCAAGGGTTAAACAGCTCC
Encoded here:
- the fam8a1a gene encoding protein FAM8A1, which produces MATAKSEEEKTDGKTLNGDVSMSRTEYCKKLQEWMWQYYCGYANWQSWMLMSALPFPPCFPPQSGSQHAADSSASPFPTASDMASWYSQLTAPPQTTTTPGANPGSLSPSTPAAAAPSPAQANGNAPGQQAGREYTIPSPLHRFLAEMVDFFILFCVKATIVLWIMHLSGMKDISKVVMQFVVEEIDENTSLEDLQKMMAVALVYRVLVCFYEIICIWGAGGATPGKFLLGLRVVTCDSTVLVRPNRVLVVPASNVTLSASTVRALNKNLSIAFLFPVFITLLFFQHNRTVYDIVAGTIVVRRRGGR